One window from the genome of Methyloradius palustris encodes:
- a CDS encoding ABC transporter permease, with translation MKSSVLKNSPLIKTLANPLALSGFIIIAAILLLAFMAPLIAPFDPDAIDVKAILLSPTTQHWMGTDGLGRDVFSRMLFGARISLLVGFVAVGIATAIGIVLGAIAGYYRGFVDITIMRLVDVMLSIPTFFLILAVIAFLTPSIWNIMIVIGLTSWMGVTRLVRAEFLSLRNREFVLAAETLGARDFRLIFTHLLPNSLTPIIVSSVLGIASAVLVESGLSFLGLGVQAPQASWGNILTDGKEYIQFAWWLSLFPGLAILITVLGYNLLGEGLRDALDPRK, from the coding sequence ATGAAAAGTAGCGTACTGAAAAATAGCCCGCTGATCAAAACGCTGGCCAACCCACTCGCTTTATCTGGCTTCATCATTATTGCCGCAATTCTATTACTGGCATTTATGGCGCCACTGATTGCGCCATTTGACCCAGATGCGATTGATGTGAAAGCCATTCTGTTATCACCCACAACGCAACATTGGATGGGCACCGATGGTTTAGGGCGCGATGTATTCTCACGCATGCTGTTTGGCGCGCGTATATCACTATTAGTTGGATTTGTTGCTGTTGGTATCGCCACAGCTATTGGAATCGTTCTGGGCGCGATTGCAGGCTATTACAGAGGCTTCGTTGATATTACTATCATGCGCTTAGTTGACGTAATGCTTTCTATTCCTACCTTTTTCCTGATACTGGCCGTGATTGCTTTCTTAACACCCTCTATCTGGAACATTATGATTGTGATTGGGCTGACATCGTGGATGGGCGTTACACGTCTGGTACGTGCTGAGTTTCTAAGCTTGCGCAATCGTGAATTTGTGCTAGCAGCAGAAACACTAGGCGCTAGGGATTTCCGCCTGATATTTACGCATCTTCTACCTAATAGCCTCACCCCGATTATCGTCAGCTCAGTTTTAGGCATTGCCAGTGCCGTGCTTGTAGAATCCGGCTTGAGCTTTCTCGGGCTTGGCGTGCAGGCGCCGCAGGCCTCATGGGGCAACATACTCACCGATGGTAAAGAGTACATCCAGTTTGCCTGGTGGCTTTCCCTCTTTCCTGGCCTCGCCATCCTGATTACCGTGTTAGGGTATAATTTACTGGGTGAAGGGCTGAGAGACGCTCTTGACCCAAGAAAATAA
- the gloB gene encoding hydroxyacylglutathione hydrolase, protein MLKIFPIPAFEDNYIWLLQNGAHAVAIDPGDATPVLAVLKQQALKLDAILITHHHSDHIDGVAALLADNPQAIVYAPAKEHFNFIHHEVKESDEIALPSIGLNLKVMEVPGHTLGHVAYHDEHSLFCGDTLFGAGCGRLFEGTPIQMYQSLQKLSALPPHINVYCTHEYTEHNIRFALTVDPENQALVERQQQTTLARKSGLPTLPSTLALELVTNPFLRCDDMPLKNAINMPNANEIEVFTKLREMRNHF, encoded by the coding sequence ATGTTGAAAATCTTCCCCATCCCCGCGTTTGAAGACAATTATATCTGGCTATTACAAAATGGCGCACATGCTGTTGCGATTGACCCAGGCGACGCAACTCCAGTATTGGCTGTGCTTAAGCAGCAAGCACTGAAATTGGACGCTATTTTAATTACGCATCATCACTCAGATCATATTGATGGTGTTGCTGCCTTGCTTGCTGATAACCCTCAAGCAATTGTTTATGCGCCAGCCAAAGAGCATTTTAATTTTATTCATCACGAAGTGAAAGAATCAGACGAGATTGCACTCCCATCAATAGGCCTAAATCTAAAGGTGATGGAAGTACCAGGTCATACTTTGGGTCACGTCGCCTATCATGATGAACATTCCCTATTTTGTGGCGATACCCTGTTTGGTGCAGGTTGCGGACGACTTTTTGAGGGAACGCCCATCCAAATGTACCAATCTTTACAAAAGCTTTCCGCATTGCCACCGCATATCAATGTGTATTGCACCCATGAATATACCGAGCACAACATTCGATTTGCATTGACTGTAGACCCTGAGAATCAAGCCTTGGTTGAACGTCAGCAACAAACCACTTTAGCAAGAAAATCGGGGCTGCCGACGTTACCAAGCACATTAGCGTTAGAGCTTGTAACCAATCCATTCTTGAGATGCGATGATATGCCACTCAAGAACGCAATCAATATGCCCAATGCCAATGAGATTGAAGTTTTTACAAAGCTAAGAGAAATGAGAAATCATTTTTAA
- a CDS encoding class I SAM-dependent methyltransferase, whose product MSIDNQTSPEQDWLSTALGMYLQSKEQELFDEAVANIFGFNAVQIGLLDIDLLRNSRIPYAYRADVNAGLLRCDSTRLPFLSNSIDLLVMPHGLDFSKYAHETLREAERVLVPEGYVIITGFNPFSSWGLKRFLLKRKGYPWRANFLTLLRIKDWLALLGLELVTTRMACYSPPFTSPKWLQKFRFMDKIAGKWCPMMGGVYFLVAQKRVVNMRLIKPKWKKSKLKAQLATAPRQTSQKQSQNSIHPDEIVKNDGE is encoded by the coding sequence ATGTCAATAGATAATCAGACCAGCCCTGAGCAGGATTGGCTTAGCACTGCTCTTGGTATGTATTTGCAGAGCAAAGAGCAGGAACTGTTTGATGAAGCCGTCGCCAATATATTCGGCTTTAATGCGGTGCAGATAGGTTTGCTTGACATCGATTTGTTACGTAACTCCCGCATTCCATACGCATATCGTGCTGATGTGAATGCTGGCCTGTTGCGCTGTGATTCAACCCGGCTCCCATTTTTAAGTAATAGCATCGATTTGCTTGTGATGCCGCATGGGCTTGATTTTAGCAAATATGCCCATGAAACATTGCGTGAAGCTGAGCGCGTATTGGTTCCAGAAGGCTATGTCATCATAACTGGCTTTAACCCCTTTAGTAGTTGGGGCTTAAAGCGATTTTTGCTAAAGCGGAAGGGGTATCCGTGGCGTGCCAATTTCCTCACGTTGTTACGCATCAAAGATTGGCTGGCCTTGCTTGGTTTAGAGTTAGTCACAACGCGCATGGCCTGCTATTCACCACCATTTACCAGCCCGAAATGGCTGCAGAAATTCAGGTTCATGGATAAAATAGCAGGAAAGTGGTGCCCGATGATGGGCGGTGTCTACTTTCTGGTCGCCCAGAAACGAGTTGTGAATATGCGACTCATCAAACCAAAATGGAAAAAATCCAAATTAAAAGCACAACTGGCCACTGCACCACGACAAACTAGCCAGAAACAATCTCAAAACAGCATACATCCTGATGAAATAGTAAAAAATGACGGCGAATGA
- a CDS encoding peptide-binding protein, with translation MHNRYCSIAVLLASLLLIACSKSATEKDINYDVSLPTESGGTLVDATAGEPSGLIAMIAGESAASAVAANLFNSLLKYDKNLELQGELAQSWQVSADQKTISFTLKPNLKWSDGKPLTSADVLFTWKLVTDEHTRTPYGADYKLVSKAETPDAQTFRVTYSQPYAPALDSWAGLQILPEHLLKDQDINTTAFARNPVGSHYYKLESWRNGERISLVRNPLATQGQAKIDHLVTRFIPDVASQFLELLADNIDVMNLNPIQYARIFPSRPDLTKKIALYKELGNNYTYMGFNLKHKPFDDVRVRKAINYAIDKQEIIDGVLLGLGEPVSSPYKPGTRWSNPDLHPYPYDPKKSLELLHDAGFVDHDGDGILDRDGKPLAFEILTNQNKQREMSAVLIQRRLKEIGIDAKIRSLEWASFVGRFIKTGDFDVVVLGWGLSLDPDQFNIWHSSQQAPGKFNFIGYSNPEVDKLLEQGRTELNTEKRTEIYHEFAKVLYDDSPIVYLFAGYGLPAIHKRVKGIDNPAPPAGIGHNSYDWYIPASLRRPEGSMRQEISE, from the coding sequence ATGCATAACAGATACTGTTCAATAGCTGTGCTACTAGCTAGCCTGTTATTAATTGCCTGCAGTAAAAGCGCTACTGAGAAAGATATTAACTATGATGTAAGCCTGCCTACCGAGTCAGGCGGCACATTGGTTGATGCCACGGCAGGCGAGCCCAGCGGGCTTATCGCCATGATTGCTGGCGAATCAGCTGCTTCTGCAGTAGCTGCTAATCTATTTAATAGCTTACTTAAATACGATAAAAATCTGGAGTTACAAGGTGAGCTGGCGCAATCGTGGCAAGTTTCAGCAGACCAAAAAACCATCTCATTTACCTTGAAGCCCAATCTTAAATGGTCTGATGGCAAGCCACTCACTAGTGCAGATGTGCTATTTACTTGGAAACTAGTCACCGATGAACACACACGCACCCCGTATGGCGCTGATTACAAACTAGTGAGCAAAGCCGAAACGCCTGATGCTCAGACTTTTAGAGTCACCTACTCACAGCCTTATGCGCCAGCACTAGATTCATGGGCTGGATTGCAAATCTTGCCTGAGCACCTATTAAAAGACCAAGATATCAATACCACTGCCTTTGCCCGTAATCCTGTTGGCAGTCATTACTACAAGCTTGAAAGCTGGCGCAATGGCGAACGCATCTCACTGGTTCGCAACCCGCTTGCAACTCAAGGCCAAGCGAAGATTGATCATCTTGTCACGCGCTTTATCCCTGATGTTGCCTCGCAATTCCTCGAGTTGCTCGCGGACAATATAGATGTGATGAATCTCAACCCAATTCAATACGCACGCATATTTCCCTCACGGCCAGACCTCACTAAAAAAATCGCCTTATACAAAGAACTCGGCAATAACTACACCTACATGGGCTTCAACCTCAAACACAAGCCGTTTGACGATGTACGTGTCAGAAAAGCCATCAATTATGCGATTGATAAACAGGAAATCATCGATGGTGTACTACTAGGCTTGGGAGAACCAGTTTCATCGCCCTATAAACCAGGCACGCGATGGAGTAACCCTGACCTTCATCCCTACCCTTATGACCCTAAAAAATCGCTCGAACTTCTTCATGATGCTGGCTTTGTAGACCATGATGGCGATGGAATTTTGGATCGTGATGGCAAGCCACTCGCTTTCGAGATTCTTACTAACCAGAACAAGCAACGTGAGATGAGCGCCGTACTAATTCAACGCCGCCTAAAAGAAATTGGCATTGACGCCAAAATACGCTCGCTTGAGTGGGCAAGTTTTGTAGGCCGCTTTATTAAAACTGGTGATTTTGATGTCGTAGTTTTAGGTTGGGGCTTATCACTAGACCCTGATCAATTCAATATCTGGCACTCTTCGCAGCAAGCACCAGGCAAATTCAATTTCATCGGCTACAGCAACCCAGAAGTAGATAAATTACTTGAGCAAGGCCGTACAGAGCTGAATACTGAAAAACGTACCGAGATATATCACGAATTTGCGAAAGTGCTATATGACGATAGCCCTATCGTCTACCTCTTTGCAGGCTATGGTTTGCCTGCCATACACAAGCGTGTAAAAGGCATCGACAACCCAGCGCCGCCTGCGGGCATAGGTCATAACTCTTATGATTGGTATATACCTGCAAGCTTAAGAAGACCTGAAGGTAGTATGCGCCAGGAAATAAGTGAATAA
- a CDS encoding LysM peptidoglycan-binding domain-containing protein has protein sequence MSVKFLLKLLPLLFVLPQVTFADTNVVGDEITVVGDTPADATPKLGFSPSLQNDATTSYLPDTSVYTSDTPVPISADLWQRIISGYDMPEVDSELTAKHESWYAARPEYVRRMVDRSQKYLYHIVGEVEKRGMPTEIALLPMVESAYNPQAYSTSHASGIWQFIPSTGKDFGLKQNWWVDSRRNVTAATDAALNYLQRLHVMFGTWDLALAAYNAGEGTVSRAIESNRRKGLPTDYESLPLPPETRNYVPKLQAIKNIMTHPEEFGLSIQTIANQPYFIKVSAPQQIDAHLAATLAGISFDEFSSLNPQYNRPVITANSSDHEILLPVTAADTFKVNLANYTKPLVSWQTYHAKRGERMDNIARKFGINLSQLRDVNDLPVKDKMRTAMPLLVPMGTAQTGISIASSENANQYDQQKVADDKAENSRNLKHTVKPKETLQSIANLYGMTSKQLMANNQLKAAKLKPGQVLSVVKMNTSTTQKLAKNTQKSNAKASKKIQYVVKRGDTLESIAKKFDVARDDIQRWNRISGSRIAPGEKLTINRPDEA, from the coding sequence ATGTCTGTGAAATTTCTGCTCAAGCTGTTGCCCTTGTTGTTCGTATTACCCCAGGTTACTTTTGCCGATACCAATGTTGTCGGTGATGAAATCACCGTTGTGGGCGACACCCCAGCCGATGCAACGCCAAAGCTAGGCTTTAGCCCTAGCCTGCAGAATGACGCAACCACAAGCTACCTCCCCGATACCTCTGTTTATACTTCAGATACGCCAGTCCCTATCTCTGCCGATTTATGGCAACGCATTATCAGCGGTTACGATATGCCAGAAGTCGATTCTGAACTCACCGCCAAGCATGAATCCTGGTATGCAGCGCGCCCCGAATATGTAAGGCGTATGGTGGATAGAAGCCAGAAATACCTCTACCACATCGTCGGTGAAGTAGAAAAACGTGGCATGCCAACCGAAATCGCACTATTGCCTATGGTTGAAAGTGCATACAATCCGCAAGCCTACTCAACTAGCCATGCCTCCGGTATCTGGCAATTCATTCCTTCTACTGGCAAAGATTTTGGTTTAAAACAGAACTGGTGGGTAGATAGCCGTAGAAACGTAACCGCAGCTACAGACGCGGCATTGAATTATCTGCAAAGATTGCATGTCATGTTTGGCACTTGGGATCTCGCATTGGCGGCCTACAACGCTGGTGAAGGCACGGTATCTCGCGCCATAGAGAGCAACCGCAGAAAAGGCTTACCTACAGATTACGAGAGCTTGCCACTACCGCCAGAAACCAGGAATTATGTACCTAAGCTTCAAGCGATCAAGAACATCATGACGCACCCTGAAGAGTTTGGGCTCAGCATACAGACTATCGCCAATCAGCCATATTTTATTAAAGTCAGTGCACCCCAACAGATAGATGCACATTTAGCCGCCACATTGGCGGGAATCAGCTTCGATGAGTTCTCTTCACTCAACCCTCAATACAACCGGCCTGTCATCACAGCCAATAGTAGTGATCATGAAATTCTACTTCCTGTCACTGCTGCAGACACCTTCAAAGTCAATCTTGCCAACTACACCAAGCCTTTAGTGAGCTGGCAAACGTACCACGCAAAACGCGGCGAACGCATGGATAATATCGCCCGTAAATTCGGTATCAATCTGAGCCAATTGCGTGACGTTAACGATTTACCAGTTAAAGACAAAATGCGCACCGCCATGCCACTGTTGGTCCCTATGGGAACCGCTCAAACGGGCATCTCAATAGCCTCTTCAGAAAATGCCAATCAATATGATCAACAAAAAGTAGCGGACGACAAGGCAGAAAATAGCCGCAATCTCAAACACACAGTCAAGCCAAAAGAAACTTTACAGTCAATCGCGAATCTCTATGGCATGACCAGCAAACAGTTGATGGCAAACAATCAACTAAAAGCCGCTAAACTCAAACCAGGACAGGTATTGAGCGTAGTTAAAATGAACACTAGCACTACCCAGAAACTAGCTAAAAATACACAAAAATCCAATGCAAAAGCCAGCAAGAAAATCCAGTACGTGGTTAAACGTGGAGACACGTTGGAAAGCATCGCCAAAAAATTTGATGTTGCGCGTGACGATATTCAACGCTGGAATAGAATCAGTGGTTCACGTATTGCGCCAGGCGAAAAGCTCACGATTAATCGTCCAGACGAAGCTTGA
- a CDS encoding HlyD family type I secretion periplasmic adaptor subunit, with translation MNNRWFALFSRYVSVFKAVWKQRFSLDSPKRMTHESAFLPAALALQETPVSPLPRILAYLLISFALIALIWSIFGQIEIVAVAQGKIIATGHTKVIQPLETSTVKAIYVIDGQAVKAGDPLIDLDATQSAADLSRVTEDLLTARLEAARAQAFLDIVQRRKAASLSVVGADAEHLQQIRLRLESDLAEYHAKLSKLDAEILQHQSEIQTTQALIAKLEQTLPIAKQQAGDYQSLLDNNYVSKHGYLEKEQAMLEQQGDLAAQQSRLKEINSAIETAKRERTSFVAESARAHFDALSDAQVKIGQLTQEKRKNDQRNRLMRLTAPVDGVVQQLVIHTIGGVVTPAQALLAVVPRENAAEIEANVENKDIGFVTAGQEATVKLETFPYTKYGTIEGKVTFVSNDAANDEKKGLIYPVRILLAKSQMRIDNKLVNLSPGMAATVEVKIGKRRVIEYFLSPLLQYANESLRER, from the coding sequence ATGAATAATCGCTGGTTTGCCTTATTTAGCCGTTATGTCTCTGTGTTTAAAGCGGTATGGAAACAACGTTTTTCATTAGACAGTCCTAAGCGGATGACACATGAATCGGCATTTCTCCCTGCCGCCCTTGCGTTACAAGAAACACCAGTCTCACCGTTGCCGCGTATCCTTGCCTACCTATTGATATCGTTTGCGCTGATTGCATTAATTTGGTCTATCTTTGGTCAGATCGAGATTGTGGCTGTCGCTCAGGGCAAGATCATTGCCACTGGTCATACCAAAGTCATTCAGCCCTTAGAGACTTCAACTGTTAAGGCCATTTATGTTATTGATGGCCAGGCAGTCAAGGCTGGAGACCCATTGATTGATTTAGATGCGACTCAATCGGCAGCGGATCTTTCCCGCGTTACGGAAGATTTACTGACTGCAAGACTTGAAGCAGCACGTGCCCAAGCATTTCTGGATATAGTTCAAAGGCGTAAAGCCGCCAGTCTTTCTGTTGTAGGAGCTGATGCAGAACACCTACAGCAAATACGTCTCAGGCTAGAAAGTGACCTTGCTGAGTACCATGCAAAACTCTCGAAACTGGATGCCGAAATCTTGCAACATCAATCTGAGATACAAACCACGCAGGCATTGATAGCTAAACTAGAGCAAACACTGCCGATTGCCAAACAGCAGGCGGGTGATTATCAAAGTTTGCTGGATAACAATTATGTCTCCAAGCATGGCTACCTTGAAAAAGAACAAGCCATGCTTGAACAACAAGGTGACCTGGCTGCCCAACAATCACGTCTGAAAGAAATCAATTCAGCAATTGAAACTGCTAAAAGAGAACGCACGTCGTTCGTCGCAGAATCAGCAAGAGCACATTTCGATGCACTGAGTGATGCGCAGGTCAAGATTGGTCAATTGACCCAGGAAAAACGCAAGAATGACCAACGTAACAGATTGATGCGACTGACCGCTCCCGTAGATGGTGTTGTGCAGCAGTTAGTGATTCATACCATTGGTGGTGTCGTAACTCCAGCACAGGCATTACTCGCAGTTGTCCCGCGTGAAAATGCGGCTGAGATAGAAGCCAATGTGGAGAACAAGGATATAGGTTTTGTGACTGCGGGCCAGGAGGCTACGGTTAAACTGGAAACCTTCCCTTACACTAAATACGGGACTATTGAAGGCAAGGTCACCTTTGTATCCAATGATGCAGCCAATGACGAGAAAAAAGGCTTGATCTATCCAGTGCGTATCCTGTTGGCAAAATCACAGATGCGCATTGACAACAAACTCGTCAACTTAAGCCCAGGCATGGCCGCTACTGTAGAAGTCAAAATCGGCAAGCGGCGAGTCATTGAATATTTCCTGAGTCCATTGCTTCAGTACGCTAATGAGAGCTTAAGGGAGCGATAG
- a CDS encoding SurA N-terminal domain-containing protein, which translates to MLDAIREHTQGWLAKVILAAITIPFALVGIDSYLRQAGSNVPIAKVGEDTVSVQEYGSALQNLRNQLISEGKTDPSVIEKPEVKQSVLDHLITNHLLSQEIKRAKFIISDDQLSQYIIALPDFQENGKFSQKVYDELLASNHLTPSKFEAKMRADLLAQQARQGLARLSYMPQPLLEQTLKTEHQQREVTTAEIKTNDFVSQVKIDPAEVTAYYEKHKESFRVPEQVKLEFVLMSVTSLIPGIQVSEDEVKKYYEDNASKFQGDEQRRASHILITFGVNPTPEAKAAAKKKAEDILAQIKKNPKSFEELAKKYSQDPGSAEKGGDLGLFGRGAMVKPFEDTVYAMAPGTVSDLVESEFGYHIIKLTEISGHAQDYDTAKAQIKADIIYQKALDKFAEQAENFNNLAYEQSTSLKPVADAFGLQVQPTGWLSRADGAKFFKSDKFINSVFSDEVLKEHRNTEAVEVSPNNLISARVVDYKPAAPRTFDEVKGGIEDYLKLEKAAQLAAKAGDAALASLQQGKEVASLEWIPSVTVDRKDAQGLTDLAMSNLFKINTSKLPAYAGLVDGNKGYLLVKVIKVNDTAATDDAGKKAQELELKSALASEYVAAYVSSLKAKTKIEVNQQLLNAGTLNN; encoded by the coding sequence ATGTTGGATGCAATTCGTGAACATACCCAAGGCTGGTTGGCAAAGGTTATTCTTGCTGCCATTACCATTCCTTTTGCATTAGTTGGTATTGACAGCTATTTGAGGCAGGCTGGTTCAAATGTGCCGATTGCTAAAGTGGGTGAAGATACGGTTTCTGTGCAAGAGTACGGTAGTGCGCTGCAAAATTTAAGAAATCAGTTGATCTCCGAAGGAAAAACGGATCCATCCGTAATAGAAAAGCCTGAAGTGAAACAGTCGGTATTAGATCATCTGATTACTAATCATTTATTAAGCCAAGAAATCAAGCGCGCTAAATTCATCATTAGTGATGATCAACTAAGCCAATACATTATTGCTTTACCTGACTTTCAAGAGAATGGTAAGTTTTCTCAGAAGGTGTATGACGAGTTACTGGCTAGTAATCATTTAACGCCTTCAAAGTTCGAGGCGAAAATGCGCGCTGATTTACTTGCGCAGCAGGCACGTCAAGGCTTGGCGCGACTTTCCTACATGCCACAACCATTGCTTGAGCAAACATTAAAAACCGAACATCAGCAACGTGAAGTCACTACTGCTGAAATCAAGACTAATGATTTCGTATCGCAGGTGAAAATTGATCCAGCTGAGGTTACGGCTTATTACGAGAAACACAAAGAGAGCTTCCGCGTGCCAGAGCAAGTAAAGCTGGAGTTCGTGCTGATGTCAGTGACATCTCTGATTCCTGGTATTCAGGTGAGTGAAGATGAGGTAAAGAAGTATTACGAAGATAACGCTTCTAAATTCCAGGGTGATGAACAACGTCGTGCTAGCCACATACTGATTACGTTTGGTGTGAACCCGACCCCAGAGGCTAAAGCAGCAGCAAAGAAAAAGGCTGAAGATATCTTGGCTCAAATCAAAAAGAATCCAAAATCCTTCGAAGAGCTGGCTAAGAAATACTCTCAAGATCCAGGCTCTGCTGAAAAGGGTGGTGACCTTGGTTTGTTTGGGCGCGGCGCCATGGTTAAGCCATTTGAAGACACTGTTTATGCGATGGCCCCTGGCACTGTGAGCGATTTGGTTGAATCAGAATTTGGCTATCATATTATCAAGCTAACTGAGATATCTGGCCACGCGCAAGACTATGACACTGCAAAAGCCCAGATTAAAGCTGACATCATTTATCAGAAAGCCTTAGATAAGTTTGCTGAACAAGCTGAGAATTTCAATAATTTGGCTTATGAGCAATCAACCAGCCTCAAGCCTGTGGCTGATGCATTTGGCTTGCAAGTTCAACCAACGGGTTGGTTAAGTCGTGCAGATGGCGCTAAGTTCTTCAAGAGTGATAAGTTCATCAACAGCGTATTCAGTGATGAGGTGCTTAAAGAGCACCGTAACACTGAGGCTGTAGAGGTGTCGCCTAATAACCTTATATCTGCGCGCGTAGTTGATTACAAGCCAGCTGCACCACGTACTTTTGATGAAGTGAAGGGTGGTATTGAGGATTATCTTAAGCTGGAAAAAGCCGCCCAGCTTGCTGCTAAGGCTGGCGATGCAGCGCTTGCAAGCTTGCAACAAGGTAAAGAGGTTGCTTCACTTGAGTGGATTCCATCTGTGACTGTGGATCGCAAAGATGCACAAGGATTGACTGATTTAGCTATGTCCAACCTGTTTAAAATCAATACAAGCAAACTGCCTGCCTATGCGGGATTGGTGGACGGCAATAAGGGTTATTTGTTGGTTAAAGTAATCAAAGTAAATGATACTGCCGCAACAGATGACGCTGGCAAGAAAGCACAGGAGCTGGAGTTGAAATCAGCATTGGCTTCAGAGTATGTAGCCGCATATGTGAGTTCGCTGAAAGCTAAAACCAAGATCGAAGTGAATCAGCAACTGCTCAATGCAGGTACCTTGAATAACTAG
- a CDS encoding ABC transporter permease has translation MLKYILKRLFWMVPLLVGISLISFLIMHLAPGDITTTEAAFNPKTSEESRQKLRELYNLDKPVIVQYGLWIKRIATLDFGTSFATHQRPVFWETKDKDGNVTKGMIQEALPITLIINTFSLILTVLIALPFGIIAAVNHAKWKDRAITVFVFIGFSIPGFWLSLLLMYWLGVIHGWLPISGIESINHQNMGWLEQLYDTSRHLFLPIVIPSLTGLAGITLFVKNGMLDVLHQDYITTARAKGLSEHKVIYRHAFRNALLPLITILGLSIPGLIGGSVIAETIFAIPGMGKLFYDAVMMRDFPVIMGILTIGSALTLLGNLFADIAYAWADPRVRRGVVQ, from the coding sequence ATGTTGAAATATATCCTTAAACGCTTATTCTGGATGGTGCCACTATTAGTTGGCATCAGCCTGATTTCTTTCCTAATCATGCATTTGGCCCCAGGTGACATCACCACGACTGAAGCCGCGTTCAACCCAAAGACCAGCGAAGAATCACGGCAAAAATTGCGTGAACTCTACAATCTTGATAAACCTGTGATTGTTCAATATGGCTTATGGATCAAGCGCATCGCCACGCTCGATTTTGGAACATCGTTTGCGACACACCAACGGCCAGTGTTTTGGGAAACCAAAGACAAAGATGGCAATGTCACCAAAGGTATGATTCAGGAAGCGCTGCCCATCACGCTGATTATCAATACATTCAGTTTGATTCTTACTGTGCTGATAGCTCTACCATTTGGCATTATTGCCGCGGTCAACCACGCAAAATGGAAAGACCGTGCCATCACCGTATTTGTGTTTATTGGGTTTTCTATACCAGGCTTTTGGCTGTCACTATTACTGATGTACTGGCTGGGCGTGATTCATGGATGGCTACCGATTTCTGGTATTGAAAGCATCAACCATCAAAATATGGGCTGGCTAGAGCAGCTTTACGATACCAGCCGTCATTTATTCTTACCGATAGTCATTCCATCTCTCACAGGGTTAGCGGGCATCACATTATTCGTCAAGAATGGCATGCTCGATGTATTGCATCAGGATTACATTACAACGGCCCGTGCCAAGGGGCTTTCAGAGCATAAAGTGATTTATCGGCATGCTTTCCGTAATGCCTTATTACCATTGATTACTATTTTAGGCCTTTCTATTCCAGGTTTAATCGGTGGCTCGGTGATTGCAGAAACCATCTTTGCAATCCCCGGCATGGGCAAGCTATTTTATGACGCTGTAATGATGCGCGATTTCCCCGTCATCATGGGCATACTAACCATCGGCTCTGCACTGACATTACTCGGCAACCTATTTGCAGATATCGCTTATGCATGGGCTGACCCACGCGTGCGCAGAGGTGTAGTTCAATGA
- a CDS encoding enoyl-ACP reductase FabI has protein sequence MGFLAGKRALIVGLLSNRSIAYGIAEAMKREGAELAFTYQLDKFQDRVTKLAADFDSNIVLPCDVSDDAQIDALFPALAKHWDGLDIIVHSVAFVPKVALDGDYLDAVTREYFRIAHDVSSYSFAALAKAGLPMMLGRNASLLTLSYLGAERTLPNYNVMGVAKASLEANVRYMAQSLGPKGIRVNAVSAGPIKTLAASGIADFDKMQGFNVKHAPLRRNVTIEEVGNASAFLCSDLASGITGEITYVDGGMNITAAGVID, from the coding sequence ATGGGATTTCTCGCTGGAAAACGTGCCTTGATCGTTGGCCTACTCAGTAACCGATCTATCGCTTACGGCATTGCAGAAGCCATGAAGCGTGAAGGCGCTGAGCTCGCTTTCACCTATCAACTAGACAAGTTTCAAGACCGCGTTACCAAACTGGCGGCTGATTTTGATTCAAATATCGTGCTGCCCTGTGACGTTTCTGATGATGCGCAAATAGATGCCCTATTCCCTGCGCTGGCTAAGCACTGGGATGGCTTGGACATCATTGTTCACTCCGTAGCCTTTGTACCTAAAGTCGCGCTGGATGGCGATTACTTGGATGCAGTCACCCGCGAGTATTTCCGCATTGCACATGATGTGAGCTCATACAGCTTTGCTGCGCTCGCAAAAGCAGGCTTACCGATGATGCTAGGCCGCAATGCAAGCCTGCTGACACTGAGCTATTTAGGCGCTGAACGCACATTGCCCAACTACAACGTCATGGGCGTAGCAAAAGCGAGCTTAGAAGCTAATGTACGCTATATGGCACAAAGTCTTGGCCCTAAAGGCATTCGTGTTAATGCAGTCTCTGCAGGCCCAATCAAAACGCTTGCAGCTTCTGGCATTGCAGACTTCGATAAGATGCAAGGCTTCAATGTGAAGCATGCTCCTTTGCGCCGTAATGTCACTATTGAAGAAGTTGGTAATGCTTCAGCGTTTCTCTGTAGCGACTTGGCCTCTGGCATTACTGGGGAAATCACCTACGTTGATGGCGGCATGAACATCACCGCAGCGGGTGTTATAGACTAA